Within Runella rosea, the genomic segment TTCTGGCAATTATCAAAAATATTATGATGGGATGTATGTAGACCGTTGATAATCAAGAAAACCGCAACAAAAAAGAGAGCCCCTAGGAGCTCTCTTTTTTGTTAGAAGCGGCATTTAGATATTTTTTCCAGCCTTTTTGGTTTGTTTAATAGTAAACGGAACACAGATTTCTTCGGGGCAACAATTGTTGCCAGGCTCAATGATTACGGGGCAGCAGCCTTCAGCTGGGCAAGTATTATTGTTGGCGGTGAAGGTATACGTTCCTGTTTCAGTGAGTAAAACCTCATTTCCGCTGGCTATTGCGCTGGTTCCACCATCTTTAAACCATTGAACATTCGTGTATTTAGCAGGGACGCTGACCTGCACTTTTTCCCCTACACACAACTTAAGAGGAACGGTAAAACACTGGCGATCAATGTCGTCTTCTCCTTCTTGGGCATTATTTGGGGTTGAATCTTTGTCTTTTTCGTTGGTTTTACTGATTTCGGCGGTGTTGAAATGAACACCTTCCTGCACGGCTTTTACCTTGTAGGTCAGAGTGACGGTATCGCCGTTGGCGGCAATGTTGCCAATGTCCCACTTAATGACATTATTATTAATGGAAGCCGTACCACGGGAAGCATTAAAAGAGCCATTAATAAATTGAATGCTGGTAGCAATGGAGTCGGCTACTTCAACACCCGTGGCATCGTTGGTAAATTCATTCCATACTTTGATGGTGTAAGTAAGAGTATCGCCAATGTGGGCGATTTTGGTGCTGATGCTTTTCTTTAAAGCCAAATCAACATCGCAATTCTGGGCCGAGACGATGACGGCGGTTCGGGGTTGATTGATACATTCCGGGGCACCTGTCAAGGCTACATAGAAAGTATCGGTAGCGCTTATGATACCAGTTGGTTTGAAAGAGAGCCCCGTTGCGAGTGCAGTCCCCCCTGTTGGGTTAGCGTACCAATTAGCCGTAACTCCGTTGAGATTGGTTCCGATAAGGATGATTTTGAGGGTAGGGAGCGTATCTCCGATACAGGCCGTGGCATTTGGTGTGAGCAGGTTAATCTGTGGGCAACTGCAATCGGGGGCAATAAAAGTGGTATCAAACACACAGTTGGCCCGTAGACTGTCGGTTACAATTAGATTGGTTCCGTTGGGAATGCCTGTTACGGTGTAAGGGTTGGTTCCAGAAAGTGTACCCGCATTGACTTTTAAGCTACCATTTTTGTTAGCGATAGAGAAACTAACGCTGTAGACAGCGGTGCTAGGTGAACAGATCGGGTTTGCAGTAAGCGTCCAAACAGGCTTGATACACGGGATAATCAAAGCAGCATCAATGGTTGGATTGTCTTTGTCGATTCCTGTTTCCAAAGTATTGATGTTGATGATTGGGCTTTCTGCCGAGTTTGGGTCAAAGTCGGAGTCGTTTGTGTCATTACCGCCATTGCTAGTTACATCCTTTTTAGGGCTGATTTGGCAGGTATCTGGCAGAGAGTTAAGCACGATTTTGACTTTATAATTGCCTGAATCCAGACCTGAGAAACCGTAGATTCCGTTGGTATCGGTAGTGTCGGTGGCCAGTAATGCGTCATTATTGTCACTGTTTAGCAGTTGTACAATTACCCCTTTCACGCCAGGCTCGTTGGCATCCTGCAAACCGTTATCGTTGAGATCTTTCCAGATAAAGTCACCGATACTTCCTTTGAGGCAGTTTTTAGTTTCGACGGCAACCGTATCGGCACAACCTGTGGCTGAGTTAGTCAATATAAATTGATAGATACCGATTGCATCCATGCCTGTAACAATACCCGAGGTGGGGTCGATGGCAACTGTTTTTGGGGTACTTCCGAGCTGAGTCCAAGTTTCACCACTGGCGGCATTAGGTAGATCGACACTGGCAACGGTGTTACAAATGGCGTTGCCACCTGTAATATCAGCGCCGGCAATGGGTTTAGCACCCACTGTTATCTGTACCGTGTCTGTACAGCCATCCACGGTGTAAATAAACTTAAAGATTCCTGAAGTATTTGTGGCAAAACTTACATTGGCAACACCAGCGATAGTGCTTCCCAAAGTGGCACCCGAGGGATTAGCAGGATTGGATTGGGCCGTCCAGCTACCTGTTGTTGGGCCAGTACCAGTCAGAGTTGCACTTGTTCCAGCGCAAACTGTTTGCGAATTTCCTGCGTTGGGTTTAGGCTTCACAGTGATGGCAACGTAAGCTGTATCCGAACAGGTTGGGCTGTTGCTTTCGCCAACAACGGCATAGTATCTGGTTACGCCGTCGGCCGTCGGCAATTGAGCGGCACTCGGTGTAAAGGTGGTTGAAGTCGCACCCTGGATAGCTGTTCCTAAGGAGGTAGCTGGTAAGTTATTGGCAATAGGACCGTACCATTTCTGCGAACTGACCGTTCCAGAAGTAATATTCATTGTAAAAGCACCGGCTGTCTCTCCCTGACAAAGTATTTGCGCTGAAGTGGCCGTAATCACGGGCGTTACGCATTCCGTTATACCAATGTCCAATGTATGATTGTTTTCACCATAGCTGCCTGTCGTATATGATATGGTAGCATCAGGGTTTATGTCGCTGTCTAGTCCATCGGTTGTTGCATCTTTTGTGCTAAAAGCCGTACAGGTTGCCAGTGCTCCAGCTCCCAAGGCTGTTTTTACTTTGATGGTGTAGGCGGTAGTAGGCAGCAGTGTGGTATCTGCTCCTGTGCCAACCCAAGCACTGCCTAGGCGGCTCTTACTGCTAAAATACCAAGTTCCGGTTTGTCCGGCTACGGTAGCAGTTGTAACCGTAGCAAGCAAGGTTGCTCCTTTATAGAGTTCAATTTCAACGCCGTTGATACCATCTTCACCTGCATCCTGAATCCCATCATTATCACTGTCTTTCCAAACTCGGTTACCAATTTCGAGAGGAGCTGGATTACAGAGTAGCTCAGGATCTCCCAGTCCACCTGCTTTACCAAAGTATTGTGGGTTGTCAGTTGCATTAGGAACAATGAGATATTGATCTGTTTTCGCGCCTGTCGAAGTATTGTACCAATGAAGTCCTTGGGTAAAAGCAGTTGCAGCCTGAGTCCCGCTGATAGGATCAAAAACATTATTAAGAATTTCCTGCGAGCCTTTTAACACAGCTAGTCCCCCTAATGAAGTTTCATTGTGATTAAACGTAGGAATAACATCCGTATCATTATAAGATTCTGCATAGTAGAATTCTCCGTTCCCGCTGGGCCCGTCAGTGCCTGAGGTACTATTGGTAGTATTGTCTAGAACTGCACAGCCAGCACTGCCTTCTTGCACATAACTGTTTCCTACTTTGCAATAATGGATAATATCTCCTGCTACATCTACTGACAAATAAAGTGTTATGGGTGATGCCTGAGGGGTAAAATTTCTAAATCCTCCCTGAAGTCCGAAACGATCCAGAAAACCAAGGTCAAGACCTGTATCTGAAAACTCAATGTCAGAGAGAATAGGTTGTGCAAAAGCCCTTTCATTGAAGCTGTTGGCATTGCTCCCTCCAGTAAGCCCTGTTTCGGCCCATGTATCTGCCCAGGGGTTCCAACTCCCAGATAAAGAAGCGCCAAAAACGGCCGCGGGTTCACGAGTATAGTTAAGCGGGAAGGAAAGCTCTGTGGTAAAAGCGGTAGGATTGGACGGGTCGAATGAAAGTACGTATGCGTGTAAATTAGCCGCCACCCCACTTGCGCCTTCAGCACTACATACTACGCCAAGATAGCCTTTTCCTCCATGAAATTTTAATGCCCACGGGCGCAATTCACCATTGGTACAGGTAGGCAATCCGCTAAAGTTGGCAATGGGATATTGATTGACGGTTGCTGTCGAGGGAGTAGGAGTATTGGCACTCACATCCATTCGAATAAGTGCCTTTTGGTTAAGGTTCACCATCCATAAAAAATGATCATTATCGGCTATATCAATTCCTCCAAATCCCACTTTGGCTATTTTACCAAAAGCATCAATATCTCGGCTGTCGTCAGTTGTGTTGTTGGGTAGGGCATTGGCTCCTGTACGATCTACACTTCCCAGATCAATGGCCGCACCGCCATTGCCTGGGGTAATTCCTTGTAAACTAAACGCATTTAAAAGATTGCCGCCGGCAGAGGTTGAATAATCGATCATATAAAGCCCTCCTAAACCTTGAGGACCAAGCCCAGAATGGCGTTTCAGGACCGCAGAGGTAAAAACCCGTTTTTTGGCTTTCTGCCACGCATTTCCCCATGTTGTTCCGATTTGTAGAATTTGAATGTTACTACTCATCTCAGTCCTTGCCGAACCCGAGCTGTTATAGGGTAATGTTATAAAACCGGGGTGAGTGTTACCTGAGACCGTATAAATCGCATTTCCGTTTTCGTAACAGGCTAAAGCAATCAGTGGGTTAGGTTGACAATATTCTTCGGGTATATTTATCCCTAAATGAGCCCTTGCCGCTGCTCCAGCAGTTACAAATTGTACTGATGTACCATTAAATGTATTGGTGACTCCGTGAAAGCCCGAAAAACTCCCAGCAGGAATAGCAGAGAATTCAATACGGACTTTTTGCCCTGAAGCAGTGGCGCCTGAGTTAGGAAAAGCATAGTCGCCAAAAGACCCTGTAGTGGTTGTTGCGGTGAGTACTCCGTTTGTTGCAGTAACTGTTATACCTGCTACCCCAATTTCCTTAAATAAAGGCGTTGAGGTAGAATCCTGAGTACCGCTCCCATTGTAATCTCTAAATACTTTTCCTTTTACTTGCGCCTGTGAAAAAGATACACTTGTTAGCCATATAGAGAAAGCTAGAACAAATAATTTTTGCCAGTTTGGCTTACTATCTACAAGAATGTAGTAATCGTTTGAGTGCATAAAAGTGGAGAATTTGGCGTATACCCGATATGTGTTTTAAAATAGAATATTTCTTAATAGTACCTTTTTGAAATAAAATGCAGCTATTAGGGATATTTATTTGGTATACAATTTATATGCCAACTATTTTAATTTTTTCAAAATATATACCTAGTATAGTCTGTATTGGCATATAAATTGACACGTATGTATATTAAAATAGTTATAATTGCCATAAGTAATATCCATAAAAGATTGTTGATATTATTCCAATAAGTTTTTACAAAAAAGTGTAACTAGCTGATTTGTAGAGTGATTGAAAGGAATACGGTATTTTCAGGCCTCAAAGCATGGGTTTTGTGGGGCCTTCTATATTCAAGGTGTAAATTGCGTCTTAGCAGTAAAAATGTACTGTGTAGCCAAAGGTGGGTTCACTTTGTAGCATCAGTTTTTAAAAATGGGCGGTAGAAATTAAATGCATATCAAATTGAAAATGCTCTATAATTTGCTATCTCTAGCCTAAGAATGATTCGTTTTTTGCGGGCGTAGCCTTCCGCAAAAATTAAGCCAAACCCTTTATAACAAAAAGAGAGAGCCCTTGTGAGGCTCTCTCTTTTTATCATAGACATAAATTTTAGAGGGTTTTCCCTGCTTTTTTGGTTTGTTTGATGGTAAAAGGTACGCATAAATCTTCGGGGCAGCAATTGTCGCCAGGTTCGATAATGATGGGACAACACCCTTCGGCGGGGCAGGTATTGTTAAGTGCTTTAAAAGTATACGTACCGGTTTCGCTCAACAATACTTCGTTGCCAGTTGCCACGGGTTCGGCAGTGCCAGTTTTAAACCATTCCACCCCCGTATACTTAGCAGGGACGCTCGCCTGAACTTTTTCGCCGAAGCAAAGTTTTATTGGAACCGTAAAACACTGGCGATCCAAATCATCCTCTCCTTCCTGAGCATTATTGGGGGTTGAGTCTTTGTCTTTTTCGTTGGTTTTGCTGATTTCGGCGGTGTTAAAATGAACACCTACTTGCATAACTTTTATTTTATAGGTCAGCGTGACGGTATCACCGTTGGCGGCAATGTTTCCGATGTTCCACTTAATGACATTATTATTAATGGAAGCCGTACCACGGGAAGCATTAAAAGAGCCATTAATAAATTGAATGCTGGTAGCAATGGAGTCAGCTACTTCTACACCAGTCGCATTGTTGGTAAATTCATTCCATACTTTGAGGGTGTAAGTGAGGGTATCACCGATTTGCGCAACTTTGCTACTTATTTCTTTTTTGAGTGCTAAATCTACTGGATAATCGGCAAATCCTGCGTCGGCTTTAAAATCATTTTGGCCAGCGCCGCCAGTAGTAAATGTAAATGTCAAGTTGGCTCCGGCCTCTTCAAAGTCAGAATCTATATTTTCGGTAGAGCTATTTGGAGTAGTAGGACGAAAACCAAGGAGAGCGGTTTGGGTAGCAAAATCGCCGATTTTAAGGATGTATTTAGTGTCTGTTTTAAGGCCAACTTTGTACTTAACATAAGAAGGTCCATCCGAAACCGTTGCTGATGAGAAGTAATATTGGCCTCCGTTGGCGGATTGTACGCTGGCTAAGGCGGTGCCGTTTGAATCGCAAAGTGTAACTATTACGCCGTCAATCCCAATCTCATTGGCATCTTGTATTCCGTTTTTATTTTTATCCCACCATATTCTGTTGCCGATTTCGATGGGCTGCGGTGCGCACAAAATTTCCAAATCGCCTAAACCATTTGCTTTTCCGAACCCAAATACGTCGTCAGTATATAAAATGGCACCTCCGTTGGGGTTTGGCTCCTCTCCTGTAGCATTTCCATCTTTATTTCCATTTGAATTAATAAGGCGTTTGATTCCTCCTGCATTGGGTACATCAGTGGGGTTAATAGCGGTCATAGCGAGTTTTCCACTACCTGCTAAAAGAGCTAGGCCTGCTTGAGAACTCATTTCATGGTTGCTTCCGTCTTGAGAACGGTCTCCCCAATAGTATTTTCCTCCACCGATGCCAGGCATACTCATTTGTTGAATTGAAGCCGTACTTCCACAAACCGAACCATTGTTTTCAATAATCCACGTCCCGTTGGGGCCGCATGGGCCCGCCCGTAAAATTTCTCCCGGGCCGATAACAGTTACAAAATTGGTGTCATTTGCAATAGGGAATCGATTGTTAAATCCCATTTGATCGGCAAAACGGTCTCGGAGGCCAATAATCATGGAACCGTCAACATCAAACTCAATGTCGGTGAGCCAGGCTTGTGGATAAGTCGTAAAATTATTGTCTCTATCGGGGACCAAATAAGGAAGTGGAATCCAGGGACGCCATTTTTCACCCCTTGCGTCGGTGGTGGGGATGTCAGCGTTGGAGGCACCTTTTAAATAAGTAAGTGGAAAGCTGAGTACTTGCGTAAAGGTGCCATTTTCGAAAGCATAAACGGTGGCGGCCAGCCCAGTGGTGTCGCTTTTATCGAGCGCATCTTCGCGGGTACAAACTACGCCTATGTATACTTTATTCCTATAATATTTAGTCGCAAACGGGCGATAACTTTGCCCATTGCAGGGGTTTGGGATGAGGTACGAAATGGTGTCTTTTGTAGCAATATCCAAAGCATATAGTCTTCGATTGTTTAGATTGGTCAACCAAAGGGTTTTCCCATCATCAGAAATATCCAAATCACCAATACCAACTTTCCCTACGGCGTCGTATGCTGGAATATCATAACTGTCGAGGCGAGCATTTGGCGTAATACTGTCGGGAACATCAGTGTGCATGTCAACGCCTGCTACCGAACCCAAGTTAAAAAACTCAGTGGTAGTGGTATCCGAGTTTCCA encodes:
- a CDS encoding SdrD B-like domain-containing protein, which encodes MHSNDYYILVDSKPNWQKLFVLAFSIWLTSVSFSQAQVKGKVFRDYNGSGTQDSTSTPLFKEIGVAGITVTATNGVLTATTTTGSFGDYAFPNSGATASGQKVRIEFSAIPAGSFSGFHGVTNTFNGTSVQFVTAGAAARAHLGINIPEEYCQPNPLIALACYENGNAIYTVSGNTHPGFITLPYNSSGSARTEMSSNIQILQIGTTWGNAWQKAKKRVFTSAVLKRHSGLGPQGLGGLYMIDYSTSAGGNLLNAFSLQGITPGNGGAAIDLGSVDRTGANALPNNTTDDSRDIDAFGKIAKVGFGGIDIADNDHFLWMVNLNQKALIRMDVSANTPTPSTATVNQYPIANFSGLPTCTNGELRPWALKFHGGKGYLGVVCSAEGASGVAANLHAYVLSFDPSNPTAFTTELSFPLNYTREPAAVFGASLSGSWNPWADTWAETGLTGGSNANSFNERAFAQPILSDIEFSDTGLDLGFLDRFGLQGGFRNFTPQASPITLYLSVDVAGDIIHYCKVGNSYVQEGSAGCAVLDNTTNSTSGTDGPSGNGEFYYAESYNDTDVIPTFNHNETSLGGLAVLKGSQEILNNVFDPISGTQAATAFTQGLHWYNTSTGAKTDQYLIVPNATDNPQYFGKAGGLGDPELLCNPAPLEIGNRVWKDSDNDGIQDAGEDGINGVEIELYKGATLLATVTTATVAGQTGTWYFSSKSRLGSAWVGTGADTTLLPTTAYTIKVKTALGAGALATCTAFSTKDATTDGLDSDINPDATISYTTGSYGENNHTLDIGITECVTPVITATSAQILCQGETAGAFTMNITSGTVSSQKWYGPIANNLPATSLGTAIQGATSTTFTPSAAQLPTADGVTRYYAVVGESNSPTCSDTAYVAITVKPKPNAGNSQTVCAGTSATLTGTGPTTGSWTAQSNPANPSGATLGSTIAGVANVSFATNTSGIFKFIYTVDGCTDTVQITVGAKPIAGADITGGNAICNTVASVDLPNAASGETWTQLGSTPKTVAIDPTSGIVTGMDAIGIYQFILTNSATGCADTVAVETKNCLKGSIGDFIWKDLNDNGLQDANEPGVKGVIVQLLNSDNNDALLATDTTDTNGIYGFSGLDSGNYKVKIVLNSLPDTCQISPKKDVTSNGGNDTNDSDFDPNSAESPIININTLETGIDKDNPTIDAALIIPCIKPVWTLTANPICSPSTAVYSVSFSIANKNGSLKVNAGTLSGTNPYTVTGIPNGTNLIVTDSLRANCVFDTTFIAPDCSCPQINLLTPNATACIGDTLPTLKIILIGTNLNGVTANWYANPTGGTALATGLSFKPTGIISATDTFYVALTGAPECINQPRTAVIVSAQNCDVDLALKKSISTKIAHIGDTLTYTIKVWNEFTNDATGVEVADSIATSIQFINGSFNASRGTASINNNVIKWDIGNIAANGDTVTLTYKVKAVQEGVHFNTAEISKTNEKDKDSTPNNAQEGEDDIDRQCFTVPLKLCVGEKVQVSVPAKYTNVQWFKDGGTSAIASGNEVLLTETGTYTFTANNNTCPAEGCCPVIIEPGNNCCPEEICVPFTIKQTKKAGKNI
- a CDS encoding SdrD B-like domain-containing protein, which gives rise to MGALYEYALSKGVKGLRFVVFHLVQCAFLCCLIGTSVEAQTIQGIVYRDFNADGLKTNTATFNEIGVKGILICAYKKDGSLADSTRTATDGSYTLTNTSSSDTLRVEFKDFPVSDYDGPFNPIGSNTSVQFVSGNSTGINLGINYPNHYCDTDNPQLVTTCFVSVNAATTPLGNLDILVGVPFEVIDTTKVVSHYAFVKDLGSVWGIAYKRETAQIFTAAFTKRHVGFAEQGPGAIFVTTLGNSDTTTTEFFNLGSVAGVDMHTDVPDSITPNARLDSYDIPAYDAVGKVGIGDLDISDDGKTLWLTNLNNRRLYALDIATKDTISYLIPNPCNGQSYRPFATKYYRNKVYIGVVCTREDALDKSDTTGLAATVYAFENGTFTQVLSFPLTYLKGASNADIPTTDARGEKWRPWIPLPYLVPDRDNNFTTYPQAWLTDIEFDVDGSMIIGLRDRFADQMGFNNRFPIANDTNFVTVIGPGEILRAGPCGPNGTWIIENNGSVCGSTASIQQMSMPGIGGGKYYWGDRSQDGSNHEMSSQAGLALLAGSGKLAMTAINPTDVPNAGGIKRLINSNGNKDGNATGEEPNPNGGAILYTDDVFGFGKANGLGDLEILCAPQPIEIGNRIWWDKNKNGIQDANEIGIDGVIVTLCDSNGTALASVQSANGGQYYFSSATVSDGPSYVKYKVGLKTDTKYILKIGDFATQTALLGFRPTTPNSSTENIDSDFEEAGANLTFTFTTGGAGQNDFKADAGFADYPVDLALKKEISSKVAQIGDTLTYTLKVWNEFTNNATGVEVADSIATSIQFINGSFNASRGTASINNNVIKWNIGNIAANGDTVTLTYKIKVMQVGVHFNTAEISKTNEKDKDSTPNNAQEGEDDLDRQCFTVPIKLCFGEKVQASVPAKYTGVEWFKTGTAEPVATGNEVLLSETGTYTFKALNNTCPAEGCCPIIIEPGDNCCPEDLCVPFTIKQTKKAGKTL